The sequence tcggggtggatgggtatGGGTGGATGGGTATGGGTGGACGGGTATGGGTGGACGGGTCGGGGTGGACGGGTCGGGGTGGACGGGTAGGGGTGGACGGGTCGGGGTGGACGGGTCGGGGTGGACGGGTCGGGGTGGACGGGTAGGGGTGGTTGGGTAGAGGTGGAtgggtcggggtggatgggtagggGTGGATGGGTAGGGGTGGAtgggtcggggtggatgggtcgGGGTAGATGGGTAGTGGTGGATGGGTAGGGGTGGTTGGgtaggggtggatgggtggggTGGATGGGTCGGGGTAGATGGGTAGTGGTGGATGGGTAGGGGTGGTTGGGTAGGGGTGGATGGGTCGGGGTAGATGGGTAGGGGTGGATGGGTAGGGGTGGTTGGGTAGAGGTGGATGGGTAGGGGTGGATGGGTCGGGGTGGTTGGGTCGGTGTATAACAttaacgtctagcaacccaaaggtttccagttcaaatctcatcacagacaactttagaattttagctaattagtaacttttcaactactttgcaactactaacTCTACCTTCAATCCTtttacctaactcctaaacttaaccctatccttaaccctaaccttaaccctaaacttaaccctaaccttaaccctaactttaatcctttaacctaactcctgaccttaaacctaaacttaaccctaaacttaaccctaacctttaccctaactttaatcctttaacctaactcctaacttaaccct comes from Salmo salar chromosome ssa20, Ssal_v3.1, whole genome shotgun sequence and encodes:
- the LOC123729197 gene encoding vegetative cell wall protein gp1-like, which gives rise to MLYTDPTTPTHPPLPIHLYPTTPTHPPLPIYPDPSTPTQPPLPIHHYPSTPTHPPHPSTPTQPPLPIHHYPSTPTHPPRPIHPYPSTPTHPPRPIHLYPTTPTRPPRPVHPDPSTPTRPPLPVHPDPSTPTRPPIPVHPYPSTHTHPPRPIHLYPTTPTQPPQPNHPDPSTPTHPPLPIHLYPSTPTHPPRPIHPDPSTPTHPPLPIHPYSSTPTHPPLPIHPYTSTPTQPPRPIHPDPSTPTHPPRPIHPYPSTPTQPP